Genomic segment of Apium graveolens cultivar Ventura chromosome 7, ASM990537v1, whole genome shotgun sequence:
TGgtctttattaatatttttatattaattaaaataataataaattctTTTTTGGGTCATTaccttattagtatatttataattaataatataaatatttgttattggcgGGATTCAAAACTGAATCTTGGGTATTatctaaataataatataaataattgttgttttttagtagtgtataaataataatataaatatttgttattggtgGGGTTCGAACCTGGGAGCTTGATTAGTGTATATTCTTTTAGTATTTGAATCAAACGGTCATAATCACTTGATTAAAATGATCTGACGGTCATAAATGGggataaccaaaccaaccaaaaaaaaCCATAAAAATATGGTCCAATGACTAAGCCAAATAACGAGGCTTGAAaccctaattatttattaattttataattaataaatataataaattaacAGCTCATCAAAGGTTTCCAATTAAGGATACAACTCAATGAAAAGCAGCCTCCAAGGCATGAACACCAATAAGGAATCTACTTCCTACGTTTTAGGACTCTAACATCAAATTAAAGACAGAAACTTGCACACGAAGCCTCATAACCCTAGTCCAATACATGTACAGCCAATATCTATATAAAAAGGTCTCATCCCTCCGTTCAGAATTATGTTTCGGCTTGATTCTCTAAATACACAGAGATACATAGACATTTTATGAGGGCAAATTTAAGCCAAGAAATACAAGAACAACCATTAAAGTCCTCGAACTCACGAACCCTAgtattaaataatataataaatataaccTAATATTTTAaccataacatttggcgccctCTGTGGGAAGAAGACAATAACCATGGCAACCACACGAAGCGGAAACAACGGTCCTCGAGAAACTTCGGCTGGAACTACTCAGACAATCTCATCTGTCGCTGAGATTACACCCCATTCAACTTATTCTCAAGGGATGGCAAATCCCATCATCCCCTAATTTGGATCTCAACCAATCCCGATTCTAGGGACGAATCCCCAAAATTCAACTCTGAATGCTCCATTAGGAACACGACTTGTGGAGTTTGATATGTCAACTGTGGTGCATACTATGCCAGAAAACCCCTATGGGATGTCCTTATATCCTGAGGTTGAAGAAAGTAGGCTACCCCCTCTTCCGCAACCACAGTCATGGAATGGCCCTAATTATATTAGAGGTCTGGCTCCATGCAATGACGAACAAGATTTCTCTGGACCTCACACCATCGAGGACATCGGTGAGGCAACCGACGAGGACGCTCATCACGGGATGAGATGTAGAGATAAGGAACTCATTGGAGGAAGGCACCCCAATCTTCAGGAAACTAAGGGTATGGAATCCCAAACTTTTGAAGAAAAAAATACTAAGGCTTAGGAAGGAAATGGAGATTAGTCAGGCTAGGCAGCCAACTAACATGGCTATAAGAGTTAGAGGATCTACTCAAGTCATTGATTTGGAAGAAACTCCGAGAATGGGGAACTTTAGATGCCCCTCTTGGAAACTCGTTTGAACTTCTTCCCataggagatcctgatgatccgaCTCCACCTTTCACAGTGGAAATCAAGAATACCGATATCACAAGGAAGTTCAAGATTTCCACCATAAAAGCTTATGATGGAACTGGAGATCCGGCAAACCATGTGAGGACTCTTTCTCCAATGCACCACTGTTATAGCCCGTGAATGATGCAATCAAGTGTCGAGCTTTCCCCCAAACCTTATCGGGAAAGGATCAAAGATGGTTCAGTCGTCTACCCTCCAATTCGATTAGGTCTTTTAGAGATCTAAGTCAGGCCTTCATCAAACAGTTTATCAGTGGTAAGGTGCATGAGAAAAGTTTAACTTCCCTTATGAGCATCGTACAAGGGGCGAAGGAGTCTCTTAGGGATTAACTAAATCATTTCACAAAAAAGGCCTTAAAGGTCCCGGATCTTGTTGATAAGGTGGCCATGATTGCTCTATAACAAGGAACTAAAAAtaagttcttcaagatgtctcTAGCCAAGCGCCCACCAGAGAACATTTTATTGCTCCAAATTAGGGCATGAAAGTATATTCAAGTCGAGGAGAGTATGAAGAAGACAGTGGTAAAAATGAGCCCGCTGATGGCAAGAAGCGGAAGATAAATAAGGATTACGATGCAAAGGACAAGTATTCTCGGGTTAACAAAGATTCTGATTCACCCCCGAAAAAAGGAGGACCGGGATAAAAGTTCACTGAATAAGCAAGGTTGAATGCTCCTAGGAGTcaaatcttgatggaaattgaaaGGTATAGAGATGTTTGTTGGCCAAAACCTCTGAAGGTTGATCTTACAAAGTTGGATAAAAGCAAGTATTGTCGATTTCACAAAGATGATGGTCATGATACTGATGAGTGTCGACAACTGAATAACGAGATTGAATTCCTTATTAGGAAAGGAAGGCTGAGCAAATACACCGAAGATGGTGAAAAGGGTGAAATGACTAATAACATGAGAAGGAATTATGAATACAGAAAGAGGGATCATGATGATTAGGGACGAAATCCTCAACCATGAGGTTCGGTGATCAATatgatctttggaggtccaactgctgctggcACTTCTAAAAATTCAAGGAAGGCTTATGCTCGAGAAGTAATGCACATAGTCGGAGAAGCCCTAAAACGGGCAAATAATGGAAAATCAATGGCATTCGATGACTTTGATTTAGAACGAATGAAGTTCCCTCACGATGATCCTCTAGTCATAATAAATATTATAGAGAACATCCCTGTAAAAAgagtccttgtagataatgggGCATCAATGGACATTCTGCTATACGATACCTTCATTAGGATGGGATACACTGACTCACAATTGACTCCAACCGATATGCCAATCTATGGATTTTCTGGAGTTGAGTGTCCTGTTGAAGGAATAATTAAACTTTCATTGACAATGGGCTAGTAGCCAAGGTAAGCTACACAAAggaataataataatgatatcaTGGGAAGGACTTGCATACACGCCTTTATGGAAGTCCCCTCATCCTACCATTCTGTAATCAAATTTCCAACTAGGAATGGGGTGGGACAGGAAAGAAAAGACCAGAAGATGGAAAtaagctgttatgtagcctcaTTGAGGGAAAATGATGCTAAGGCAAGTTCTGGCCATTGAAGATATAGACATCTATGAGTATGAGAGAAATGAGAAAAACCAGCTGATGATTTAATTATGATCCCTTTGGCCTCTGAAGATCCTGAAAAGATAACTTACATCGGGGCATCTTTGGAGGAACCCCTCAAAGGGAAGTTGATAAAAGTTTTGTAAAAAAgcgatgtatttgcatggtcagcagccgATATGCCGGGAATTGATCCAGAATTGATAACTCATAAGTTGAATGTGGATCCTAATCGAAAAATGGTAAATCAAAAGAAGAGAAGTTCCGCCCCTGAGAGGTAAGAGGCCATAAAATAAGAAGTAGAGAAGCCCGTGGAAGCTGAAGGAGATACAATTACTAAAATGGTTAGAAAACCTTGTAAGGTGAAAAACCTAATGGAAAGTGAAGGATGTGCATTGACTTTACATATCTGAAGGATGCATGATTAAAGGATTGTTTCCCTCTCCTAAGGATAGAAACTTTGATAAGATGCCACTGCAGGGCACAAGATACTGAGTTTTATGAACGGGTTCAACGgctacaatcagatcaagatgcataagaatgatatcccaaaggtatcattcgtcactgaattttgtatattttgttatcttgttatgatATTTAGACTCAAGAATGCAGGTGTCACATACCAGAGATTGGTAAATAAGAtctttaaggatcttattgggaagcATGGAGGTCTATGTAGATGACATGTGAGTCAAGATCTTGGTAAAGGTAGATCGCATAATCCATTAGAGGGAAGCTTTCGAGATCTTAAGGTATCACAAGATAATGTTGAATCCCGCAAAGTGTGCTATTGGTGTAGGATCTAGGAAGTTCTTAGGATTGATGGTCTCTAAAAGGGTAATTGAAGAAAATCCTAACAAAATAAAGGCGATcttggacatggaacccccaagTTTGGTGAAGGACGTTTAAAAGCATACTGGGAGAATCGATGTTTTGGGaaggttcatctccaagtctggagatAAGTGCCTACAATTTTTTAagactttgaagaaggtgaaagaTTTTTCTTGGACTGAAGAAAGTCAGATGGAGTTCGAAGAACTGAAAAAATATATAGTTCgagccccgttgttggccaaaccaatTTTGAATGAGACCTTATACTTGTACTTGGTTGTTTCTGAAAATGCCCTAAGTGCCGTATTGTTGAAGGAGGAAGCTAAAATCCAGGATCCTATTTATTATGTCAGCAAACTTTTGCATGGAGCCGAGTTGAACAATTCCATATTAgaaaagtttgctttagccttggttaTGGCCTCGAGGAAGTTGCGACCTTACTTTTAAGCCCACAAAATTGAAGTGTTAACAAATCAGCCTTTGaaaaacatcattcacagtcctaaGGCTAGTGGAAGGCTAATTAAAATGGGTCATAGAGCTTGGGGAGTTTAACATCAAATATAAGCCTAGGACATTGATCAAAGCTCAGACATTGGttgacttcgtggttgaatgtaccattgacaaccaagaagtcggggggcagcAAGGTATACCCCAAGAATAAAAGAAAGCTGAACACAAAGAATTTTGGGTGCTCTATTTTGATGGGACATCAAAAGCAAAATTAAGTGGAGGTGGACTACTCTTACAGAGCTTCGATGGTTTATTGATTGAATATGCCATGAAATTTTCCTACTataaacaatgaggcagaatatcAAGCCCTAATAGTCGGGCTGGGCCTAGCCGGGACCTTGagggttaaaaatgtgaaggtcTATGGAGACTCAAAGCTGGTGGTATCCCCGATCAATGGGAAATTTGAAGTAAGGGATGAAATCATTGCTAGATATGTACAACTTGTGAGAGCTatgatgactcaattcgatgacTGCATTGTTGAGCATATTCCGAGAGAGAAAAATTATAAGGCTGATGCGTTGTCCAAATTTGCCTCCTCAAAAGTAGAAGAAAGTTCCGGAAgcgtgtacttccgtgttttgaagacacgaagcattgatgttaaaCTCGTTGTCCTCGTAGGGCTTGGAGGATCGTTGATTGATCCCATTAATGACCATCTTCAAACTGGTTGGCTCTCAAATAATGTAATAAAAGCATGAAGGTTGATTGTATGAGCCCTGCGGTACTCTTTGATTGATGGAATTTTATAAAAGAGATATTACATGGTTTCTTACCTTAGGTATCTCAGGCCCGATAAGGCACGATTTTcccttgaagaagtgcatgaaggcatttatGGCCAACACTTGGGGGTCAGGTCCCTCGCTCACAAGATCACTCGCTTGGGTTTCTATTGGCTAGggatgatggccgatgccaaagactATGTGAAGATGTGTGATCTCTCTCAAAAGCATGTCTCTCAAAATCATGTACCAGTTGTTAGGTAGCCACTTGAGATGCTGACTTCCATAAACTCTCCCATCCCTTTTGACATGTGGGAAATGGATATTATCGGACCTTTACTGATGGCCACCACACAAAGAAAATTTTTAATTGTAGCAATTGATTACTTCactaagtggatcgaagccaaacctaTGGAAAAAATCACCAACAAGCAACTTGACCAGTTTCCATGGGAGAATATAATGTGTAGATATGGGATTCTCTGTAACCTAGTGACTGATAATGGGTcacaattcaataatgaggaCTTTGAGAAGTATTGTGGGGAAAATGAGATTGAATTGCGGTTCACTTTTGTTGCTCATCCTCAAGCCAATGAGCAAGCAGAAGTGGCAAACCGAGTTATCCTTGACGGACTaaagaagaagattgagaagTCCAGAAGCAATTAGGTGGATGAAGTGCTTCCAATACTTTGGTCATATAGAACCACTTGTGGGGTAATTACGGGAACGACACCTTTCATGTTGGCCTATGGAGCTGAGGCGGTTGTCCCCGTAAAATTATCGAATTCTTTTCCAAGAATTTAAGCATATAATGTTGAAGGGAATGAAGAAGAATAGAGACTAGATCTGAACTTGATGAAGAACGGGATTAGGCATATGTTAAGATTgaaaaatatcataaaaaagcTTCTTTCTACTACAGCTTGAGAATGAAGGAAAGGTTCTTTAAACAGGGAGACCTGGTCCTAAAGAAGATTGAAGCGTCCggagtagggcagaaaggaaagtTAGCCCCGAATTGAGAAGGGTCGTATAAGTCAAAAGCGTCCAAGACGAGGATCCTAAAGTTGGAGACATGATAAGTGGCATtctataccacttagaacgtcttataatggcttgagttgatgtcttgaaatca
This window contains:
- the LOC141674262 gene encoding uncharacterized protein LOC141674262, whose protein sequence is MDIIGPLLMATTQRKFLIVAIDYFTKWIEAKPMEKITNKQLDQFPWENIMCRYGILCNLVTDNGSQFNNEDFEKYCGENEIELRFTFVAHPQANEQAEVANRVILDGLKKKIEKSRSN